GCTGACCGGGGAGCTCCCGGACTGCTGGTGCAGCCTCCACCATCTGTCCTTCATGGACCTATCGAACAACCGGCTCACAGGGAAGCTTCCGTACTGCTTGTGGAACCTAGAGTCTCTGTTGTTCATGGATCTATCTCACAATTCCTTCTCAGGTATAATCCCCGCACCTGTGGCAAGCCACAACTGCTCTCTTAGGTCTCTTTACCTCGCCGGAAATGGCTTCGTTGGTGTCTTTCCGCCGGTTCTAGAGGGCTGCAACTTGCTGACCACCCTGGACATGGGGAACAACATGTTCTTTGGTGTTATCCCTCCATGGATCGGGAGTCAGGTCCCTTTGTTGAGAATCCTTAGCCTCAGATCAAACAATTTCACTGGAGAAATTCCTCCGGAGTTATCAGGGCTTTCGCAACTTCAGGTGCTCGACATGGCAGACAATAGCTTGACTGGCTCTATTCCGGTATCCTTAGGCAGCTTGACCTCCATGAAGCATCCACAAAATCTATCGACTACGGGACTGCTCCTGGAGTGGAAATACAATGATAGAATCGACATAATATGGAAGGGCAAGGAGCAGAAATTCCAAAGAGCGATCGGGTTATTAGCCGGTATTGATTTATCTGATAACTTGTTGTCTCGGTGCATCCCTAAAGAGCTAACCAACCTTCAGGGCCTTCAGTTTCTGAACCTGTCAAGAAACCATCTGTCATGCAACATTCCTGAAAATATTGGTAGTTTGACTTTTCTTGAATCCCTCGATCTATCATTTAATGAACTTACAGGTGAAATCCCTCCGAGCATCTCAAGCTTATTGTGGCTAACCACGTTGAATGTCTCAACTAATCATCTGTCGGGCAAGATACCCATTGGGAGTCAAATTCAGACCCTAACCGACCCATCCATTTACTCCAACAACTCCGGGCTATGTGGATTTCCTTTGGACATTCTGTGTGAAAAGACTCCGCTCGCCCCGAATGAGAGAAATGTTGAAGAGGAGGATCAGTGGTTGTACTACTTTGTTATAGCTGGGATTGTGTTTGGTTTCTGGTTGTGGTTTGGGATGCTCTTTACAATTAAGGCCTGGAGATGTGCATTTCTTTTCTTCGTCGATGGCATGCAATGTAAGACTATGAAGAAGGTCCTCTGAATGAGACGAACAGGTACACACATCCCAAAAATCAATTGGAAGTTAACAAGGAGAAAGCATTACCCTTCTTGCATTCAGCGTGTCTTCAACCCTTGGTTTCTTTTCCTTTAGCTCAGTTTCAGTCTGTGCTCTTACTTATAACCAAGATGTATTATCTTATAGCTATTATACGCTGCTAATGCAACCTAGTGCCTTACCGGGTGCCTTTCTGGAATTGTAGCCTAGTGCATCGATCAATATGTATCTTAGTGTGGAACGTCAGCTGTACCTGAATGGCAACACCATCACCATATAATTTGGTTCTCCTCTCTTTTAGCTTTCATTTTTATGTTCATGTCAGTAACCTGGGAGAAAAATAAAGATACGTAACGAAATTTTAGTCAAGGCATTTTCATCCACACTTTAGTGAGATGTGCGCTAGTGCAGGAAAAGCTATTTGAAGCTAAGCTATTTGAGGCAGCTCTCTGAGTCTCCACCGACGTTGGGGTGCGAAAGAATGGGGGCCAAAGTGCGGAGGAAAGCAAAATTACTGTTTTTCGTTACGCGTCCACAAACTCATACTAATGCAAGGACCGCTCTCAAGCAAATTCGGAAAAGCCCAAGAAATCCTTTGATGTTCTCAAGCAAGCTTTAATTGAGGCCCCTGTGTTGGTTCTCTCTAATTTCAGTAAAAGATTTGATTACACAAATAGGACATGGAAACAAAGAATATTAAATTCACAATACACATACAGACCACAATCTGGGTCTTGATTTGTGTCATCCTTTTTGTTATTTCCTATTGTGTAGTACCATCTCCAACTATTGTTGTTGAATCCTTGGTAATTACATCCTTCGCAGCAATTCCTAGGACATTTCTGCCTCCTTTATCCGAGGGCACTCCAATTTCTTCTGAGCTTCTTTTACTTAATAAAGGGTGGATTTTATTCGTTCATAATAGAGCATTATGAGGATACAAGAACAACGAGCACACACCCAACCTCTTTTTTCAGGGTCATCCAGCCTCTTCTTAGCTAGGATGGACACAAAGAAGATCAACGCAGACACACACAAAACACACCGGCAAGTAGCGAAGTCATATGTAACCAAAGCTAGCTATACATAGGCGAAGAAAACTAAATAAAAACCCAAAACGATCGCTTCCGCAATCGACAAACTACGATAATGACCAGATCTACACCAACCATCTCATGGTACCACGTGGACAAAAAAGTTCTTCAATAGTAATGCCTTTAAGAAGGGAGTGACACTCAAACGCCACCATCACCGGATCCAACCTCCCAAGGCCAACTTCTTGGTTTTCACCCTAAAGAATTGATTTGAGTAATGCCTGCAATAAGGTAATGACAATAAAAAGATCATCATTCACATGTATAAATTACTTAGTTTAGACCTAGGCTTTCACTCCGAAGCTCAATACTAGGTGCCCGATTAGCACTACCATCAAAGTCACTCGTGTATTGTCGCCACTACTTTTCCGCAACCCCAGCAGCTCCATGTGATGCGCATCCGCCTTCGAATCATCCCTTTGTGTCAAGTTGTCACCCATAGTTTGCATATCATCGCCGAAAAAATCACCGGATCTGGAGAGAGGAACCCTCACAAAGGTATTTTAGTGGCCACGCAATCCACTGCGAGGTCGCCGCCATAGGCCGGAGTAGTCGCGAGAAGGACTAATACCAATGGCAGAGCACATCACTGCCGGCTACGACCTCATTAGAGAGAGCTCTGCCGAGGGACGTCGGCCCAGGGGCCGCCAGTGCTAGAACTAGAGCACAAAAGGCAGATCCTGCTGCTACGAGTAGTGTCCGGAGCAGGCCCTTACAGGCCGAGAACCAAAATGGTTGAGCAGCACGGCCACGCCCCCGACTGCCACTATCTCGGCTATGAGCTAGGTCGCCACCCATACATCAGATGCTGCAAGGGGAGAGGACCGCAACACGCCACAATGATTTCCACGCTCCCGACCTGCCGTCAACCCACACGATGCCACCATCACCATCAAAGAGACCCCAATCACCGTTTGGCAGCAGGGCCTGCCGCCACTGGCGGAGCTTCAACAAGGCTGAATGGGCCGTGGCCCGCCCAGCCCATGAAGTTTTATACAGTATACATTTACTCTTGGGCCTTAAAACAGCAACCCATAAGTTATGTTCTTCTTGTTGGCCCGCCCATGTTTGGGCTGCAAGCTCCGCCACTGCCTGCCGCCATCGTGATGCAGGCCGGTGGTAGAGGCGGAGGGATAAGAGTGCGTGGGTGTGCGGTGCGTGCGTCAGCTGTCCATGTGGACCAACCCAAATTTGGGGCAGATTTACGTCTGACAGACAACATACAAACAGATTTACGTCGAACGTGCTTTTCACGTCAAGATTAAGCTTTGACTTAAAAAAGGTTAAGATTTGATTAGGAAACAAAAAGAGACAATGAGAGAATTTCTTTCTACATGGAGAGAAAAGAAGACAATGTACAATGGGACCCAGGAGGTGCACTTTCTTTTCAGAAGCTGCTTGCCTACGGCCACTTAGCCAAAGGAACCTCCTAGAACGTTCTTCAAGGGAGGTGACACATGCAAACGACTTGATTGCATTTTTAGTTGTGATGAAGTGAGGAGAGGTGGCATTTTCTTCCGAATACATGACAGTTTCTTTTTGTTTAAACACTGCCGCCGTATAAAAGTTACACCTCCTCCCCAAGAAAAGAAAAGGCTAGGTTTCCTCTGTCAcccgccggctccgccgccggtccacctcgtctccggtggccttagggccatggcgGCGCGGTGGATCCCGACATTTGCTGGCGGGAGGGCTCCGTCTTTAGATGTTCCTTCAAGTTTTGTTAGGGTTCGTATCCTGTTCAGGAAGACGAGACGGAGGCGACtttctgaagatggaataaggttcttcACGCCTAGTCCCTGTTCTGGCGGTACTTCTAGCATggttggtgggcgtgtggaggtgctTCTTTGGTGGATTTATCATTGGTGGATTTGCTTGGATCTTGTCGTAGTTCGTCTACGTTCGTGTGTCTTTCGGTTGGATCCTTCCGATATATGCTACTCTTCAacggcggcggttgctgttcaGGTGTgttggtcctatggggccttagcacgatgactttccgactgtctactacaacaaggtttgcctaACTCTAGCGAAGAAGAGGCCATAAAGGTTGCGCGCCTTCGACTCGCTTCAGTGTTTGTAGTCgttgctaggtggtctacggatatGGAGGTGATTTCTGTTATTTCTAGTGTCGTTGCACTACCATGATTGAAAATAAATAGCAAGGGAGGGGCGATAACGGTTGCGCGCCTTTGACTCGCTTCAGTGTTTCtatggatctggatgtaatttttaaattagaaaatgttcatatttttaaaaggtccaccaatttaaaaaaagttcatggtGTTTCTTTTAAATGTGAACCTGAAAAAATTCGTAGATATCAAAAAACCTCACGGATCTAAAAGAAGTTCATGAATTCTTAAAAAGTTACAAATTTGAAAAAGTTTCACGAATATTCAAAAggtcatgaattttaaaaattctATGAATTTGAAAATTATTCATGGATTTCGAAAATGTTTGCAAATTAGCAAatttttgaatttgaaacttccataaaattgaaaaagtttgtgaatttgaatttttttcatgaatttaaaaataaTGCATGAATTTTTAAAAGTctgtgaatttgaaaaaaatcatcaatttgAAAATTGTTCACAAATTAAAAAAAAGCTTGCGGGTTTACAAAATGGTGGTGAATTTGAAAAATCTTCACGAATCTGAAAAAAGTTCGCTAATTTGATGAAAAGACTTTAGGAATTAATGAAAATAAAGCAAGAAAAAAGGAACACACCACAAAGAACAAAACTCGCCTTATAAAAACCAGAGAAAACCATCCCTTAAACCTGTCCCAGATGTTTTTGGAAGCTTCCCAAAAAAAAGACGAGCTTCTCAGAAAAATAAAATGCTAAAATGGTTAGATAGGCCGGCCCACTGACAATACTAGCAAAGTGGTGGGTGCGCGCTGCATACAAATTTGTCTATATTTGGCACCCTTAACTGCCAAATACTAGCAAATTAGGCAACGGCACGCGAGACACACATGGAATGAATTTTTTTAGGGCACACATGGAATGATTTTGAAATTGGGTTTGGCCTTGCGTTGTACTCAGCCCATCTATCTCTTTGAATCTTTCCCTGCAGTTGCAGACTTCTAAAACATGCAGGTGAAATAGTTCGGTGCCTACTCGGCTTTGAACACAAACATGAACCAGTGTTCCGGAATGAGTATCGCTTCTCACCCTCATCATGTAGCTTGATGAAGAGAGATGCATCGACGCACCCATGCAAGTAGGTAAACTGTCAAGTTTCAGAAAACTCCAAACATTGTGTCTTGGAAATAGCATAGCTAGCTAGGTGCCTCGCCCaacctgcctcctcctcctcctccgccttcaCCACGAGCCTTCGTGGAGGCTCGTGTGCTAGAGCACACGCACGGGTGGTGAAGCACGACCGGCATCGCTGGTCTTGCTCGTCGTAGAACCAGGTGTCCCACCATGGGCTGTCCTGGGCAAACGCCGGTTCATGGTAGAGGTCGTCGGGGAGCTGAGCTCGACAATAGCGGATCACCACCTCCGGCGCTCGTTTGGAGGCCAGAATGGCCAGCATTGTGACCCTTCCTGGTTCAGATGCCAATCGTTTGACAGGTGGACGTCGGGCAATGGCATGTAGACGCGTGCACTGGTCAGCGGGCATGGCGTTCCCGCTGCCGCCCCTGGCGGTGTCACGGTGAATAGGCCGCGCGGGGCCGCTTCGAGGAAGAGCCTGCCTCCTCGTGGTCATGCTTCCCGGCCTTCCTAGGGATCCACTTCCACGACATTTGCGCCGGCTGTGGGCGGTGGCTAGTGTTGGTTGTCGGCCTAGAAGGGGAGGGGGGAGATGGACGGAGAAGAATGGGCGCGCGTGGAACGggttaccccccccccccccccccccccccctcatgctTGCATTTAAAAAGGAATGACTCGGCGGTAGTTGGGCCACTGGCGCATGAAGCCGGGGCGGACGAAAGGCCAAATTTACGGTGGAGTTGTGTCCCCACGGACAACATGCATACATATTTGCGAAATGGGTCACCGCACTGGGCCGTGTCTTTTGCCCACATGGATCTAAACGACCCATCTGGACGAAATGGGTCTCATTGTTGGAGTTTCCCTCAGAGAGTGTGCATGGTACACATGTATTATACTCGTTTTTCACCAAAGAAAGAATGAAGACTAAAAACATGTACACATACTATATGTTTGTAAATCTTGGAGAACGGTACCTTCTATGTTTAACAATTTTCTAAATAGAATGATTAATTTCTGCTAGTCGGACTGCTTATCGGGTCAAGATTAAGATTTGACTTAAAGAAAGGTTAAGCGTCGACTAGGAAACAAAAAGAGACAATGAGAGAATTTCTGTCTACATGGAGAGAAAAGGATATATGTACCatcaatttgtcttttttgctgagagctccTCATTTGTCCAAATGATGTGAAAATTGGAGCGGACCTCATGCATCAAATTGTCTACAGCACAAAAGAATTtggtatttttttgaatttctcTAGTATTAATATTGATTTTTTTTCGTCGGCGCGGGTGCAGAGATAGATTTTGGCAATGGAGTAGGGTGTCTCGGTGCCCAGGTTCATCTGCACCCGGTTAGAAAATAATTCgtaaaaaattcacaaaaatcaAAAAATTCCAAAAGAAACTTTGTGCGGTagacaatttgatgcgtgagACACGCTCCAAATTTCATGTAATTTGGACATCTGAggagctctcagcaaaaaagacaaaccGGGCCAAAACAGTACATGAACAGTAAACATTTTTACATACCCttaatttgtcttttttgctgagagctccTCATTTGTCCAAATGATGTGAAAATTGAAGCGGACCTCACGCTTCAAATTGTCTAcatcacaaaaaaattggaattgtTTGAATTtctctagtatttgttttgatttttttcgtcGGCGCGGGTGCAGATGAGCTCGGGTGCAGAGATGGATTTTTGCAATGGGATGCACTTTCTTTTTAGAAGACGAGCATAATTCCTCTCAAAAACAAAAGATGAGCATAATACAGGTCTTGTTACAAGGTAAACAGGTGAAAATAACATTGCCTAGCTAGCTTCCTACGGCCAGGTAGCCAAATGCATTCATGCGCGACGCATGTGAAGCTGGCGCGAGCAACTTAGGCACGGAGGTACCCAAATGCATTCATGCGCGGCGCATGTGAAACGGCCACGCGCAAATTAAGCATGGAGTTGGAGGTACGTATAGCTGCCGGAGCCGGACGCGTTCAGGTCCCATCCCGCGAACAACCATATATACCACCTCCTGCAAAGCCAGCCACACCCCATCCATCTCCATCCCCAGTCCCCCACACACCTCACCAGGGTAGCAGAGCTAGCATAGTCTCCATGGCGGCGGCCAAGATCGCCATCCTCCTGGTCGCGGCCGCGCTCTTGGCCGCGGCAGGGGCGGCGGACCCCCAACCCCCGCAGCTCTCAACGGAAGCCCAGTGCTGGCCGTGCTACTCCTCCTGCATGCACACGTGCGACGACGGCCACGGTGGCACCCCCGCCCCCGATGTCGTCAACTCTACCGATGGCAGTGCAGTTGGTGTACGCTCCGCCGTCGGCACTCTCGCTGCCATCCACAAAACCGAGGATGGTTCAGGCGCCCCCATTGCCGACGGCTACGACGAGAAAGGTGGCAACAAAGGTGACGGCGAGGAATACTTCGAGTGCAAGAAGAAGTGCATCGTCTGTTGCTACAAGGACCTGCCGCCGGTGTGCTACAAGATGTGCGTCTCCCAGACCTGCCTCGCCCTGCCACCATGTATGTGTATATATACCACCCTCCAAACAAGTAACATGCATCTTACGACTCTTATAGTATATGTGTACGTAGTATATAACCAACACGGCTGCCTTTGGTTTTACAGGTAAACGAGGGGATTGCTACAAAGCATGCGGGATCAAATGCTTCCACAACCAGCCGACGCCCACACCTCCTAAGCCCATGCCACCGCCGCCATCACCCCCGAAGCCCATGCCACCGCGGCCGTCGCCCATTCCACCGAAGCCATCCCCGCCGAAAGCCGCTGCCAAAGCCACTGGCTACTAGCTGTATCTGTGTCGAGCAACACTAGCAACAACTGATGGGTGTACGCGACGAGGTCTATGCACACATACATTCAAATAGAAACTCGCCATATTTATAGCACAACACATAAATACAGGGACTACATGAATATATGATGGCGCCCTATATGATTGCTACATTTTTTTTCTTACGACAAAGGATGAATTTTATTTACTCGCtccatccatatatatagggCCTAATATGTTTTTCGAGATTGCCTTTGACTATCGATAAGATTAATAGTatatgagatgtataatgtgaaaattatatcattgaaaactcctttcacgtatgaatttgatggtatgctttgtgtaacttgcatgtcatatattattgctctaacatgtggttaaagttagcctcgaaaaacacattaggccctgtATAGATGGATAGAGGAAGTACTCAAAATGAAGGATCAAGTGGATACAAACATAGTGAGCGCACACCCGCCCTCGTCATTGTTAGGAAGCCCACAACCAACACAAAGGCACACATATACCTAAAAGATGCCGGCAAAGAGCAAAGTCATACAAGAACAAAGCTATGCCTAACCGAGAAAAAAAGTGATCAAAACAGTGATCGACAAAGTACTACAATGACCATATCCGCACCAACCATCTCTTTGACACAATGATTGCTACATATGGACATAGATCATTCCATACGATTACTCGATAAACAAATAATCCATCAGCTCTAACTAAACTGGGTATAAATCATGCACTACAGGAA
The sequence above is a segment of the Aegilops tauschii subsp. strangulata cultivar AL8/78 chromosome 6, Aet v6.0, whole genome shotgun sequence genome. Coding sequences within it:
- the LOC109784584 gene encoding uncharacterized protein, whose protein sequence is MTRLVHLAGAAALFLLAAAIPATTAAVVPSEADALLAWKASLIDAAGLSTWTRATPVCDWDQVYCDKERVVELSLYRLGLSGGLDTLDTLAFPALTILGLGHNNLSGTIPVSISRLRSLETLDLSNTTSNRFNSSIPPQLGDMRSLFDLQLYNNSLVGNIPHQLCRLYISALDLSDKGSFRTACIIPAPVASHNCSLRSLYLAGNGFVGVFPPVLEGCNLLTTLDMGNNMFFGVIPPWIGSQVPLLRILSLRSNNFTGEIPPELSGLSQLQVLDMADNSLTGSIPVSLGSLTSMKHPQNLSTTGLLLEWKYNDRIDIIWKGKEQKFQRAIGLLAGIDLSDNLLSRCIPKELTNLQGLQFLNLSRNHLSCNIPENIGSLTFLESLDLSFNELTGEIPPSISSLLWLTTLNVSTNHLSGKIPIGSQIQTLTDPSIYSNNSGLCGFPLDILCEKTPLAPNERNVEEEDQWLYYFVIAGIVFGFWLWFGMLFTIKAWRCAFLFFVDGMQCKTMKKVL
- the LOC109784576 gene encoding uncharacterized protein, with the protein product MAAAKIAILLVAAALLAAAGAADPQPPQLSTEAQCWPCYSSCMHTCDDGHGGTPAPDVVNSTDGSAVGVRSAVGTLAAIHKTEDGSGAPIADGYDEKGGNKGDGEEYFECKKKCIVCCYKDLPPVCYKMCVSQTCLALPPCMCKRGDCYKACGIKCFHNQPTPTPPKPMPPPPSPPKPMPPRPSPIPPKPSPPKAAAKATGY